One genomic segment of Labrus bergylta chromosome 17, fLabBer1.1, whole genome shotgun sequence includes these proteins:
- the gsna gene encoding gelsolin a isoform X1 yields the protein MAAHHPEFERAGQNTGLQIWRVENFDLVPVPEKLYGGFYTGDAYLVLNTIKQRSGNLQYDLHFWLGDSCSQDESGSAAIFTVQMDDFLGGKPIQYREVQGHESKTFLGYFKSGIKYMKGGVASGFKHVVTNEVVVQRVFQVKGRRVVRATEVPVSWDSFNQGDCFILDLGDEIYQWCGSQSNRFEKLKATQVAKGIRDNERSGRARVYVCEEGVEREKMLEVLGPKPDLPDGASDDIKADASNRTRAKLYKVSNASGGMTIALVAAENPFAQSALESGDCFILDHGCDGKIFVWKGKDANMDERKAAMKAAEEFIKKMGYPKHTQVEILPEMGETPLFKQFFKNWRDRDQTVGLGIAYIANSIAKIERVPFDAASLHDSAAMAAQHGMVDDGSGEKQIWRIEGSDKVLVDPSTYGQFYGGDSYIILYNYRHGGRQGHIIYMWQGADSSQDEIGASAILGAQLDEELGGGPVQVVGAPITTQVRVVQGKEPAHLMSLFGGQPMVVYKGGTSRDGGQSAPAETRLFQVRSNSAGHTRAVELDAASSNLNSNDAFILVTPGGSFLWVGVGASDTEKQGAQQLCDILGVSASELSEGGETDQFWDALGGKSEYRTSSRLKDKMDAHPPRLFACSNKTGNFIIEEVPGEMTQEDLATDDVMILDTWEQVFVWIGNEAQEEEKTESMASAVRYIETDPANRDRRTPIVKIKQGFEPPTFSGWFLGWDHEYWTSDPLERAMAELAL from the exons ATGGCAGCCCACCACCCAGAGTTTGAGCGGGCTGGACAGAATACAGGTCTCCAGATATGGAGGGTGGAGAACTTCGACCTGGTGCCCGTCCCGGAGAAACTGTACGGGGGATTTTACACGGGGGACGCCTACCTTGTCCTCAACACCATCAAGCAACGCTCAGGGAACCTGCAGTACGACCTCCACTTCTGGCTGG GTGATTCCTGCAGCCAGGATGAGAGCGGCTCGGCGGCCATCTTTACAGTCCAAATGGACGACTTCCTGGGAGGAAAACCCATCCAGTACCGTGAGGTGCAGGGACATGAGTCCAAAACATTTCTCGGCTACTTCAAGTCTGGAATCAAGTACATG AAAGGGGGCGTTGCTTCTGGGTTCAAACACGTCGTCACCAATGAGGTGGTTGTGCAGCGGGTGTTCCAGGTCAAAGGTCGCCGTGTTGTCCGGGCAACAGAGGTGCCTGTCAGCTGGGACAGCTTCAACCAGGGAGACTGCTTCATCCTGGACCTGGGAGAT GAGATCTACCAGTGGTGTGGCTCCCAGAGCAACCGCTTTGAAAAGCTGAAGGCCACTCAGGTGGCCAAGGGTATCCGTGACAACGAGCGCAGTGGGAGAGCCCGAGTTTACGTCTGTGAAGagggggtggagagagagaagatgttAGAG GTTTTGGGTCCTAAACCAGATCTGCCTGATGGAGCCTCGGATGACATCAAAGCTGATGCTTCAAACAGGACGAGAGCCAAACTCTACAAG GTGTCCAATGCTAGTGGGGGCATGACCATCGCACTGGTGGCAGCAGAGAACCCGTTTGCCCAGAGCGCCCTGGAGTCCGGAGACTGCTTCATTCTGGACCACGGCTGCGATGGCAAGATCTTTGTCTGGAAAG GCAAAGACGCCAACATGGACGAGCGTAAGGCAGCGatgaaagcagcagaggagTTCATTAAGAAGATGGGTTACCCCAAACACACCCAGGTCGAGATCCTGCCAGAGATGGGTGAGACGCCGCTCTTCAAACAGTTCTTTAAAAACTGGCGGGACAGAGATCAGACGGTGGGCCTGGGCATCGCCTACATCGCTAACAGCATCGCCAAGATCGAGAGGGTGCCATTCGACGCTGCCAGCCTGCACGACTCTGCCGCCATGGCTGCCCAGCATGGCATGGTGGATGACGGCAGTGGAGAGAAACAG ATCTGGCGCATTGAGGGGTCTGACAAGGTGCTGGTGGATCCGTCCACATACGGTCAGTTCTACGGAGGAGACAGTTACATCATCCTTTACAACTACCGTCATGGAGGACGTCAGGGACACATCATCTACATGTG GCAGGGCGCGGATTCCAGCCAGGACGAGATCGGGGCCTCTGCGATCCTTGGGGCCCAGCTGGATGAGGAGCTCGGTGGTGGTCCTGTGCAG GTTGTTGGTGCTCCTATAACCACTCAG GTGAGGGTGGTGCAGGGTAAGGAGCCGGCTCACCTGATGAGTCTGTTTGGAGGACAGCCCATGGTGGTGTACAAGGGAGGAACGTCCAGAGATGGAGGTCAGTCTGCTCCTGCAGAAACTCGACTCTTCCAGGTGCGCTCCAACTCTGCAGGACACACCAGAGCGGTGGAG CTTGACGCAGCGTCCTCCAACCTGAACTCCAATGATGCGTTTATTCTGGTGACACCCGGAGGCTCCTTCCTGTGGGTGGGAGTGGGTGCCAGTGACACCGAGAAGCAGGGTGCCCAGCAGCTGTGTGACATTCTGGGAGTGTCGGCCTCTGAGCTGTCTGAGGGAGGAGAGACTG ATCAGTTCTGGGACGCTCTGGGAGGAAAGAGCGAATACCGCACCTCCAGCAGACTGAAGGACAAGATGGACGCTCACCCACCCCGGCTCTTCGCCTGCTCCAATAAGACCGGAAACTTCATC ATCGAGGAGGTGCCTGGGGAGATGACTCAAGAGGACCTCgccactgatgatgtcatgatcCTGGATACCTGGGAGCAG GTGTTTGTCTGGATCGGAAATGAggcccaggaggaggagaagactgAATCAATGGCATCTG CGGTCCGTTACATCGAGACAGATCCGGCTAACAGAGACCGCAGGACGCCCATCGTCAAGATCAAGCAGGGCTTCGAGCCGCCGACCTTCAGCGGCTGGTTCCTGGGCTGGGACCACGAGTACTGGACCAGCGACCCTCTGGAGCGCGCCATGGCTGAACTGGCCCTGTGA
- the gsna gene encoding gelsolin a isoform X2 yields MAAHHPEFERAGQNTGLQIWRVENFDLVPVPEKLYGGFYTGDAYLVLNTIKQRSGNLQYDLHFWLGDSCSQDESGSAAIFTVQMDDFLGGKPIQYREVQGHESKTFLGYFKSGIKYMKGGVASGFKHVVTNEVVVQRVFQVKGRRVVRATEVPVSWDSFNQGDCFILDLGDEIYQWCGSQSNRFEKLKATQVAKGIRDNERSGRARVYVCEEGVEREKMLEVLGPKPDLPDGASDDIKADASNRTRAKLYKVSNASGGMTIALVAAENPFAQSALESGDCFILDHGCDGKIFVWKGKDANMDERKAAMKAAEEFIKKMGYPKHTQVEILPEMGETPLFKQFFKNWRDRDQTVGLGIAYIANSIAKIERVPFDAASLHDSAAMAAQHGMVDDGSGEKQIWRIEGSDKVLVDPSTYGQFYGGDSYIILYNYRHGGRQGHIIYMWQGADSSQDEIGASAILGAQLDEELGGGPVQVRVVQGKEPAHLMSLFGGQPMVVYKGGTSRDGGQSAPAETRLFQVRSNSAGHTRAVELDAASSNLNSNDAFILVTPGGSFLWVGVGASDTEKQGAQQLCDILGVSASELSEGGETDQFWDALGGKSEYRTSSRLKDKMDAHPPRLFACSNKTGNFIIEEVPGEMTQEDLATDDVMILDTWEQVFVWIGNEAQEEEKTESMASAVRYIETDPANRDRRTPIVKIKQGFEPPTFSGWFLGWDHEYWTSDPLERAMAELAL; encoded by the exons ATGGCAGCCCACCACCCAGAGTTTGAGCGGGCTGGACAGAATACAGGTCTCCAGATATGGAGGGTGGAGAACTTCGACCTGGTGCCCGTCCCGGAGAAACTGTACGGGGGATTTTACACGGGGGACGCCTACCTTGTCCTCAACACCATCAAGCAACGCTCAGGGAACCTGCAGTACGACCTCCACTTCTGGCTGG GTGATTCCTGCAGCCAGGATGAGAGCGGCTCGGCGGCCATCTTTACAGTCCAAATGGACGACTTCCTGGGAGGAAAACCCATCCAGTACCGTGAGGTGCAGGGACATGAGTCCAAAACATTTCTCGGCTACTTCAAGTCTGGAATCAAGTACATG AAAGGGGGCGTTGCTTCTGGGTTCAAACACGTCGTCACCAATGAGGTGGTTGTGCAGCGGGTGTTCCAGGTCAAAGGTCGCCGTGTTGTCCGGGCAACAGAGGTGCCTGTCAGCTGGGACAGCTTCAACCAGGGAGACTGCTTCATCCTGGACCTGGGAGAT GAGATCTACCAGTGGTGTGGCTCCCAGAGCAACCGCTTTGAAAAGCTGAAGGCCACTCAGGTGGCCAAGGGTATCCGTGACAACGAGCGCAGTGGGAGAGCCCGAGTTTACGTCTGTGAAGagggggtggagagagagaagatgttAGAG GTTTTGGGTCCTAAACCAGATCTGCCTGATGGAGCCTCGGATGACATCAAAGCTGATGCTTCAAACAGGACGAGAGCCAAACTCTACAAG GTGTCCAATGCTAGTGGGGGCATGACCATCGCACTGGTGGCAGCAGAGAACCCGTTTGCCCAGAGCGCCCTGGAGTCCGGAGACTGCTTCATTCTGGACCACGGCTGCGATGGCAAGATCTTTGTCTGGAAAG GCAAAGACGCCAACATGGACGAGCGTAAGGCAGCGatgaaagcagcagaggagTTCATTAAGAAGATGGGTTACCCCAAACACACCCAGGTCGAGATCCTGCCAGAGATGGGTGAGACGCCGCTCTTCAAACAGTTCTTTAAAAACTGGCGGGACAGAGATCAGACGGTGGGCCTGGGCATCGCCTACATCGCTAACAGCATCGCCAAGATCGAGAGGGTGCCATTCGACGCTGCCAGCCTGCACGACTCTGCCGCCATGGCTGCCCAGCATGGCATGGTGGATGACGGCAGTGGAGAGAAACAG ATCTGGCGCATTGAGGGGTCTGACAAGGTGCTGGTGGATCCGTCCACATACGGTCAGTTCTACGGAGGAGACAGTTACATCATCCTTTACAACTACCGTCATGGAGGACGTCAGGGACACATCATCTACATGTG GCAGGGCGCGGATTCCAGCCAGGACGAGATCGGGGCCTCTGCGATCCTTGGGGCCCAGCTGGATGAGGAGCTCGGTGGTGGTCCTGTGCAG GTGAGGGTGGTGCAGGGTAAGGAGCCGGCTCACCTGATGAGTCTGTTTGGAGGACAGCCCATGGTGGTGTACAAGGGAGGAACGTCCAGAGATGGAGGTCAGTCTGCTCCTGCAGAAACTCGACTCTTCCAGGTGCGCTCCAACTCTGCAGGACACACCAGAGCGGTGGAG CTTGACGCAGCGTCCTCCAACCTGAACTCCAATGATGCGTTTATTCTGGTGACACCCGGAGGCTCCTTCCTGTGGGTGGGAGTGGGTGCCAGTGACACCGAGAAGCAGGGTGCCCAGCAGCTGTGTGACATTCTGGGAGTGTCGGCCTCTGAGCTGTCTGAGGGAGGAGAGACTG ATCAGTTCTGGGACGCTCTGGGAGGAAAGAGCGAATACCGCACCTCCAGCAGACTGAAGGACAAGATGGACGCTCACCCACCCCGGCTCTTCGCCTGCTCCAATAAGACCGGAAACTTCATC ATCGAGGAGGTGCCTGGGGAGATGACTCAAGAGGACCTCgccactgatgatgtcatgatcCTGGATACCTGGGAGCAG GTGTTTGTCTGGATCGGAAATGAggcccaggaggaggagaagactgAATCAATGGCATCTG CGGTCCGTTACATCGAGACAGATCCGGCTAACAGAGACCGCAGGACGCCCATCGTCAAGATCAAGCAGGGCTTCGAGCCGCCGACCTTCAGCGGCTGGTTCCTGGGCTGGGACCACGAGTACTGGACCAGCGACCCTCTGGAGCGCGCCATGGCTGAACTGGCCCTGTGA
- the stom gene encoding erythrocyte band 7 integral membrane protein isoform X2, which yields MQNDSEEVAMKEARRRERQAGLENSDTGIGFCGWLLVGLSLIFTLLTLPFSIWMCIKIVKEYERAIIFRLGRILRGGAKGPGLFFIVPCTDSFINVDMRTITFDIPPQEVLTKDSVTVSVDGVVYYRVQNATLAVANITNADAATRLLAQTTLRNVLGTKNLAEILSDREEIAHSMQSTLDDATDDWGIKVERVEIKDVKLPLQLQRAMAAEAEASREARAKVIAAEGEMNASRALKEASLVIAESPSGLQLRYLQTLNTIAAEKNSTIIFPLPLEMMQAFVKH from the exons ATGCAAAACGACAGCGAAGAAGTTGCAATGAAAGAAGCAAGAAGACGTGAACGTCAAGCAG GGTTGGAGAATTCAGACACCGGTATTGGGTTTTGTGGCTGGCTGTTGGTCGGGCTTTCTCTTATCTTCACTCTGCTCACGTTGCCCTTCTCCATTTGGATGTGCATTAAG ATTGTGAAGGAGTATGAGAGAGCCATTATATTTCGCCTGGGGCGCATTTTGCGAGGAGGAGCCAAAGGTCCAG GGCTGTTCTTCATCGTGCCGTGCACTGACAGCTTTATTAACGTGGACATGCGCACCATCACCTTCGACATCCCACCGCAAGAG GTTTTGACCAAAGACTCTGTGACAGTGAGTGTTGATGGTGTGGTGTACTACCGGGTCCAGAATGCTACCCTGGCTGTGGCTAACATCACTAATGCAGATGCTGCTACCCGGCTGTTGGCCCAGACTACCCTGAGGAACGTCCTGGGTACAAAGAACCTGGCAGAGATCCTGTCTGACCGGGAGGAAATTGCACACAGCATGCAG TCCACTCTTGATGATGCTACCGATGACTGGGGGATCAAGGTGGAGCGAGTGGAGATCAAAGACGTCAAGCTGCCCCTTCAGCTTCAGAGAGCCATGGCTGCTGAGGCGGAGGCAAGCCGCGAGGCCAGAGCCAAG GTGATAGCGGCCGAGGGGGAGATGAACGCCTCACGGGCGCTGAAGGAGGCCTCTCTGGTGATCGCAGAGTCGCCCTCAGGCCTGCAGCTGCGTTACCTTCAGACCCTCAACACCATTGCAGCCGAGAAGAACTCCACCATCATCTTCCCGCTGCCGCTGGAGATGATGCAGGCCTTCGTCAAACACTGA
- the stom gene encoding erythrocyte band 7 integral membrane protein isoform X1, whose amino-acid sequence MQNDSEEVAMKEARRRERQAGPSIHDTEGLENSDTGIGFCGWLLVGLSLIFTLLTLPFSIWMCIKIVKEYERAIIFRLGRILRGGAKGPGLFFIVPCTDSFINVDMRTITFDIPPQEVLTKDSVTVSVDGVVYYRVQNATLAVANITNADAATRLLAQTTLRNVLGTKNLAEILSDREEIAHSMQSTLDDATDDWGIKVERVEIKDVKLPLQLQRAMAAEAEASREARAKVIAAEGEMNASRALKEASLVIAESPSGLQLRYLQTLNTIAAEKNSTIIFPLPLEMMQAFVKH is encoded by the exons ATGCAAAACGACAGCGAAGAAGTTGCAATGAAAGAAGCAAGAAGACGTGAACGTCAAGCAG GTCCAAGCATACATGACACTGAAG GGTTGGAGAATTCAGACACCGGTATTGGGTTTTGTGGCTGGCTGTTGGTCGGGCTTTCTCTTATCTTCACTCTGCTCACGTTGCCCTTCTCCATTTGGATGTGCATTAAG ATTGTGAAGGAGTATGAGAGAGCCATTATATTTCGCCTGGGGCGCATTTTGCGAGGAGGAGCCAAAGGTCCAG GGCTGTTCTTCATCGTGCCGTGCACTGACAGCTTTATTAACGTGGACATGCGCACCATCACCTTCGACATCCCACCGCAAGAG GTTTTGACCAAAGACTCTGTGACAGTGAGTGTTGATGGTGTGGTGTACTACCGGGTCCAGAATGCTACCCTGGCTGTGGCTAACATCACTAATGCAGATGCTGCTACCCGGCTGTTGGCCCAGACTACCCTGAGGAACGTCCTGGGTACAAAGAACCTGGCAGAGATCCTGTCTGACCGGGAGGAAATTGCACACAGCATGCAG TCCACTCTTGATGATGCTACCGATGACTGGGGGATCAAGGTGGAGCGAGTGGAGATCAAAGACGTCAAGCTGCCCCTTCAGCTTCAGAGAGCCATGGCTGCTGAGGCGGAGGCAAGCCGCGAGGCCAGAGCCAAG GTGATAGCGGCCGAGGGGGAGATGAACGCCTCACGGGCGCTGAAGGAGGCCTCTCTGGTGATCGCAGAGTCGCCCTCAGGCCTGCAGCTGCGTTACCTTCAGACCCTCAACACCATTGCAGCCGAGAAGAACTCCACCATCATCTTCCCGCTGCCGCTGGAGATGATGCAGGCCTTCGTCAAACACTGA